A single Amia ocellicauda isolate fAmiCal2 chromosome 9, fAmiCal2.hap1, whole genome shotgun sequence DNA region contains:
- the LOC136759084 gene encoding 17-beta-hydroxysteroid dehydrogenase 14, with amino-acid sequence MSNSDRVVLALGGAGTVGSGIVKALLDRGFRVAVISRDESRLEKLKTFISPATKDNLYTLVGDVGTEEGAEIAKNNLLKSVGKVTDVVSSLGFSWWQGGPPHTQSLKELHRVLETLVLSTFTSWKAFFPLVKDCSSGTYTFITGGAGEKLLMPGTGFLTLGAAATLAFCQIVREEYPEVPCKLNEVKVNTGVAPPERMRPGYINHLDLGEAVASLVERRNESHKVFNVSNSADLKTVILDGKV; translated from the exons ATGTCTAATTCTGACAGAGTAGTTCTGGCGCTTGGAGGGGCTGGCACGGTGGGGTCCGGAATCGTAAAAGCGCTTCTGGATAGAG GTTTCCGGGTGGCAGTGATCTCCAGAGATGAGAGCAGACTGGAGAAGCTCAAGACCTTCATCAGCCCTGCCACCAAAGACAACCTCTACACTCTGGTGGGGGATGTGG GCACTGAGGAAGGAGCAGAGATCGCCAAGAACAACCTGCTGAAGAGTGTGGGCAAGGTGACGGACGTTGTCTCGTCTCTGGGTTTCAGCTGGTGGCAGGGtggccccccacacacacagtctctcaagGAGTTGCATCGG GTTCTGGAGACTTTAGTTTTGAGCACTTTCACGTCGTGGAAAGCTTTCTTCCCCTTGGTGAAGGATTGTTCCAGTggaacatatacatttataactg GGGGCGCGGGCGAGAAGCTTCTGATGCCCGGGACGGGGTTCCTGACTCTGGGAGCAGCGGCCACCCTTGCATTCTGCCAGATAGTGAGGGAGGAGTATCCAGAGGTGCCATGCAAACTGAATGAG GTGAAGGTCAATACAGGAGTGGCCCCCCCAGAGCGCATGCGCCCCGGGTACATCAACCACCTGGACCTGGGGGAGGCTGTGGCATCGCTGGTGGAGAGAAGGAACGAATCTCACAAGGTCTTCAATGTCAGCAACTCCGCTGACCTGAAGACAGTTATCCTGGACGGAAAGGTCTAA